A genomic region of Candidatus Methylomirabilota bacterium contains the following coding sequences:
- a CDS encoding D-alanyl-D-alanine carboxypeptidase: MSVPTRQTGRWSATSDLGWFVADPEQLSAASALLMDADTGAILFARHHMERRSPASTTKIMTALLILEEGRLDDRVVISERAAAVTGTGLGLRRGQRVTLRDLLWAILLKSANDAALAAAEHVGGSEERFVDRMNAKAVSLGMQGTHFANPHGLDNPDHYSTAYDLAILARQALRNPIFARMVQTREAQVAILTGRNGSVVKRRVIRTHNQFLGQFSGADGVKTGYTSLAGRCLVASATRGDHQLIAVLLKDTRRWAEAAALLEYGFAALGGGASSLGVPDGSSADAPKGEGG, encoded by the coding sequence ATGTCTGTGCCCACACGGCAGACAGGTCGCTGGAGCGCCACCTCTGATCTTGGCTGGTTTGTCGCCGATCCCGAGCAGTTGAGTGCAGCGTCAGCGCTGTTGATGGATGCCGACACAGGCGCGATCCTGTTTGCCAGGCATCACATGGAGCGGCGTTCCCCGGCCAGTACAACAAAGATCATGACGGCGCTTCTCATCCTGGAGGAGGGGCGGCTGGACGATAGGGTAGTCATCAGTGAGCGGGCGGCCGCCGTTACGGGGACCGGATTGGGGCTGAGACGCGGCCAGCGGGTCACGCTCAGAGATCTGTTGTGGGCTATCCTGCTCAAATCTGCGAATGATGCGGCGTTGGCGGCTGCTGAGCATGTGGGGGGAAGCGAAGAGCGGTTCGTCGACAGGATGAATGCGAAGGCGGTTTCGCTCGGGATGCAGGGAACACATTTTGCGAATCCTCACGGACTTGACAATCCGGACCACTACTCAACCGCCTATGATTTGGCGATCCTCGCCCGTCAGGCCCTGCGTAATCCGATATTCGCCCGTATGGTACAGACCCGTGAAGCTCAAGTTGCCATCCTGACGGGGCGGAACGGAAGCGTCGTGAAACGGAGGGTTATCCGAACTCACAATCAGTTTCTCGGACAGTTCTCCGGTGCGGACGGCGTCAAGACCGGCTACACCTCGCTGGCAGGTCGCTGCCTTGTGGCGTCGGCCACGCGTGGCGACCATCAACTGATCGCTGTGCTCCTCAAGGATACCCGTCGGTGGGCCGAGGCCGCAGCGCTGCTGGAGTATGGTTTCGCCGCTCTCGGCGGCGGGGCGTCCAGCCTCGGGGTTCCTGATGGCAGCTCCGCTGATGCGCCAAAAGGCGAAGGGGGCTGA
- the dprA gene encoding DNA-processing protein DprA — MTGTEQRLTEREAWLALGLIPEVGSATLYRLMRGLGSAEAVLMAKADALAQVPGVTHQIAQAIASFAWRDALDRELRVIETRGLGLIRFGEEGYPELLAAIHSPPPILYLRGMMRPEDRVAVAIVGSRMASPYGTAIAEQISGELAQRGVTIVSGMARGIDAAAHRGALRAGGRTLAVLGCGLGVTYPPEHAELADQIAAQGALISEFPIFTPPKPSHFPRRNRIISGLARGVVVIEAGLDSGALITANYALEQGRDIFAVPGQVTSRFSRGCHQLIKAGAKLTESWEDIWEDIELQVAPGAQTVLDLTPVRSPLEPEEVLIVDALEAGPLQIDDLIERTQLPAGQMASLLLSLMLKGVVEELPGKCFAKRIRPPKGRV, encoded by the coding sequence ATGACCGGAACTGAGCAGCGGCTGACGGAGCGGGAAGCCTGGTTGGCGCTCGGTCTGATCCCCGAGGTTGGCTCGGCAACGTTGTACCGCCTGATGCGAGGGCTTGGGTCAGCGGAGGCCGTGCTCATGGCGAAAGCAGATGCGCTCGCGCAGGTTCCGGGAGTCACCCATCAGATCGCGCAAGCCATCGCCTCCTTTGCCTGGCGGGATGCTCTTGATCGGGAACTGCGAGTGATCGAGACAAGAGGCCTTGGTCTGATACGGTTCGGTGAGGAGGGATATCCTGAGCTGCTGGCAGCCATCCATTCTCCTCCGCCGATCCTCTATCTGCGGGGTATGATGAGACCTGAAGATCGAGTGGCTGTCGCGATTGTCGGTTCCCGAATGGCCAGCCCGTATGGCACCGCAATAGCTGAGCAGATCAGCGGGGAGCTCGCGCAGCGCGGGGTGACAATTGTCAGCGGCATGGCCCGCGGGATTGATGCGGCGGCGCATCGAGGGGCGCTGCGTGCCGGCGGCCGGACCCTCGCCGTGTTGGGATGCGGACTGGGAGTGACCTATCCCCCCGAACACGCAGAACTCGCCGACCAGATCGCCGCACAGGGCGCCCTGATCAGCGAGTTTCCTATCTTTACGCCGCCAAAGCCAAGCCACTTTCCGCGGCGCAATCGGATCATCAGCGGCCTGGCGCGCGGTGTCGTGGTGATTGAAGCCGGGCTTGATAGTGGGGCGCTGATCACCGCCAATTATGCGCTTGAGCAGGGACGCGATATTTTCGCTGTTCCGGGGCAGGTCACATCCCGCTTCAGTCGCGGGTGTCACCAGCTTATTAAGGCAGGCGCGAAACTGACGGAAAGCTGGGAGGACATCTGGGAGGATATTGAGCTACAGGTGGCTCCTGGCGCGCAGACCGTACTGGATCTGACCCCTGTGAGGAGTCCTCTTGAGCCGGAAGAGGTTCTCATCGTCGATGCCCTGGAGGCCGGGCCGCTGCAGATCGATGACCTGATCGAGCGAACACAGCTTCCGGCCGGGCAGATGGCCTCACTGCTTTTGTCATTGATGCTGAAGGGCGTGGTCGAGGAGTTGCCGGGAAAGTGCTTTGCAAAGCGGATTCGACCGCCGAAAGGCAGGGTATAG
- a CDS encoding aminotransferase class I/II-fold pyridoxal phosphate-dependent enzyme — translation MVPERQYRTPLFDAMVNLAESRKVSFHTPGHKSGKGISTRFRKFVGPKIFTIDLTTLDEVDCLQRPVGVIKEAQELAAEAYGADHSFFLINGTTGGNHAMILSTASPGDEILVARNAHKSILTGIILSGAIPRFFLPAFDQKLGMLLNVTIEDVEHAMAQHPKAKILSLTSPNYYGVTADLRAIVSMAKRRGILVLVDEAHGPHLHFHPALPTSALDAEADLCVQSTHKILGGMTQSSMLHLKGPAIDYPRVVKLLLLLQSTSPSYILMASLDLARMQMATEGEKLLDKAINLAQDARDRINRIPGLSCFGEADLHDSDFFLDVTKLTICVKELDLSGFEVSAILNAEFGIQVEMADLFNILVIVSIGDRRDDLDQLVTALDSLAGRGARSGNLRAIPFLLPPLGQQYHLPPRDAFFAPSEYLPLAKAEGRISADIITIYPPGVPVLVPGEEVGSPAIDYLCSLASCGARIDGVLELDEPQIRVLRD, via the coding sequence ATGGTTCCCGAACGACAGTATAGGACTCCCCTCTTCGATGCGATGGTCAACCTTGCGGAGAGTCGGAAGGTCTCTTTCCACACTCCGGGGCACAAGAGCGGTAAGGGTATCTCCACGCGCTTCCGCAAGTTCGTCGGTCCCAAGATCTTCACGATCGATCTGACAACGCTTGATGAGGTCGATTGTCTGCAGCGGCCGGTGGGGGTCATTAAGGAAGCCCAGGAGCTGGCCGCCGAGGCATATGGGGCCGACCATTCCTTCTTTTTGATCAATGGAACCACCGGCGGTAATCATGCAATGATCCTGTCTACAGCCAGTCCTGGAGATGAGATCCTTGTCGCGAGGAATGCGCATAAATCTATCCTGACAGGGATCATCCTGAGCGGCGCGATACCGCGGTTCTTCCTGCCGGCCTTCGATCAGAAGTTGGGCATGCTGTTAAACGTGACGATTGAAGATGTAGAACACGCCATGGCGCAGCATCCGAAGGCCAAGATCCTCTCTCTGACCAGCCCCAATTACTACGGCGTGACAGCCGACTTACGCGCGATCGTCTCCATGGCCAAGCGCCGGGGGATCCTGGTATTGGTGGATGAGGCCCACGGCCCCCACCTCCATTTTCATCCCGCGCTACCCACATCGGCGCTCGATGCTGAAGCCGATCTCTGCGTCCAATCTACTCATAAGATCCTGGGCGGGATGACCCAGTCCTCCATGCTGCATCTGAAAGGTCCAGCCATCGATTACCCCAGGGTTGTGAAACTGTTGCTTCTCCTCCAAAGCACCAGTCCTTCCTATATTCTGATGGCCTCGTTGGATCTGGCTAGAATGCAGATGGCGACCGAAGGGGAGAAGCTCTTAGACAAAGCCATCAATCTGGCGCAAGACGCGAGGGATCGTATTAATCGGATTCCCGGCCTGTCCTGCTTTGGTGAGGCTGATCTGCACGACAGTGATTTCTTTCTGGACGTGACGAAACTCACCATTTGTGTCAAGGAACTCGATCTCAGCGGGTTCGAGGTGTCTGCCATCCTCAACGCCGAGTTCGGCATTCAGGTTGAGATGGCCGATCTGTTCAACATTCTGGTGATCGTCAGCATTGGAGACCGAAGGGACGACCTGGATCAACTGGTGACAGCGCTGGACAGTCTGGCCGGACGCGGTGCCCGCTCCGGTAATCTTCGAGCCATCCCGTTCCTGCTTCCGCCATTGGGTCAGCAGTACCATCTGCCGCCGCGGGATGCGTTCTTTGCCCCTTCGGAGTATCTGCCGCTCGCCAAGGCGGAGGGGCGTATCAGCGCGGACATTATCACTATCTACCCCCCGGGCGTACCTGTCCTGGTGCCCGGCGAAGAGGTGGGATCGCCGGCCATCGATTACCTGTGCTCACTCGCCTCATGCGGCGCAAGAATCGATGGGGTGCTGGAGTTGGATGAACCCCAGATTCGCGTCCTACGCGATTGA
- the secF gene encoding protein translocase subunit SecF codes for MIEILGKTRIDFVAWRRVAFVVSSVLCLLGIVSIIQIGRGAANLGIDFAGGTSVQLKFSKSVDLSQVRALLAENGLKDSEPQQFAGGDRIMVRLKRADSGQIGMAQRVQDIFSKGLPDNPFVVEGTNEVGPAIGKDLQKAALWAIAISMLGIIAYIAWRFEFKFGVAAAIATLHDVLAVLGLFMLLNREITLLIVTALLTLAGYSLTDTVVVFDRIRENLRGRRKESLGEVINMSINEVLSRTIVTSLTVLLVLLALFVLGGEVLHDFSLALIAGVCVGTYSSWFVASPIVYEWRTWERAKLQAPVKVKAKG; via the coding sequence GTGATTGAAATACTTGGTAAGACACGGATCGATTTTGTCGCTTGGCGGAGGGTTGCGTTCGTTGTTTCGTCAGTTCTCTGCCTTCTTGGAATTGTCTCGATCATTCAGATCGGGCGCGGCGCGGCGAATCTCGGGATTGACTTTGCAGGCGGCACCTCGGTTCAGCTCAAGTTCAGCAAGTCGGTGGATCTTAGTCAGGTCAGGGCGTTGCTGGCAGAGAATGGTCTGAAGGATAGTGAGCCACAACAGTTTGCCGGTGGGGACCGCATCATGGTTCGCTTGAAGCGGGCAGATAGCGGTCAGATCGGAATGGCCCAGCGGGTACAGGATATCTTCTCGAAGGGGTTGCCTGATAATCCGTTTGTCGTGGAGGGGACAAATGAGGTTGGACCGGCCATTGGGAAGGACCTCCAAAAAGCCGCCTTGTGGGCTATCGCCATTTCCATGCTCGGCATCATCGCCTATATCGCCTGGCGCTTCGAGTTCAAGTTCGGGGTGGCCGCAGCCATCGCTACCCTGCATGATGTGTTGGCTGTTCTGGGGCTGTTCATGCTGTTGAACCGGGAGATCACCCTCCTCATCGTCACCGCGTTGCTCACCCTCGCCGGCTATTCCTTGACCGACACCGTGGTCGTCTTCGATCGGATCCGAGAGAATCTTCGGGGCCGACGGAAAGAGTCGCTGGGAGAGGTCATCAACATGAGCATCAATGAGGTCTTGAGCCGGACTATCGTGACATCGCTGACAGTCCTTTTGGTCCTGCTCGCCCTCTTTGTGCTCGGCGGGGAGGTACTCCACGATTTCTCCCTTGCGCTGATCGCTGGTGTCTGCGTCGGCACCTACTCTTCCTGGTTTGTGGCATCTCCCATTGTCTATGAGTGGCGAACGTGGGAGCGTGCCAAACTGCAAGCGCCCGTCAAGGTTAAGGCCAAGGGATAA
- the secD gene encoding protein translocase subunit SecD: MKKTLSWKFLSLLVVTVIAGYYLFPTLSGRSSLPSLLPPLLPRAERLNLGLDLQGGMHLVLEVVTEKAVENTVDRLIAELRREAEKENIPVERMTREGLDRIRIKLQAKEGLEGLRRILKNYSNLQQSGGADPAELVLSLAPGEMKRLQESAVRQSLETIRNRVDQFGVAEPHIVQEGDQRIVVQLPGIKEPQRAINLIGKTALLEFKLVAEDANVAEAVGGKVPEGDELLYMRGTNEQEKTSKVPLVVQKRAVLTGDLLTSAQVQINSQTNEPVVSIEFDREGARLFGEATAANVGRRLAVVLDDTVYSAPVIREKILGGKAQISGRFTTEDARDLAIVLRAGALPAPVNIISNLTVGPSLGLDSVEKGVRAAILGGVLVIAFMAVYYKLSGVIANLALLLNLIWLVGALASLRATLTLPGIAGIILGIGMAVDSNVLILERIREELRLGKTVRSAIDGGYDKAFLTIIDSHVTTLITAFALFLFGTGPVKGFAVTLSLGVIFNLVTALTGTRVVYDWMTQRWNLKTLSI; the protein is encoded by the coding sequence ATGAAAAAAACTCTGAGTTGGAAGTTCCTCTCTCTCCTGGTGGTGACGGTAATAGCCGGCTACTATCTTTTTCCGACGCTATCCGGCCGGTCGTCACTTCCATCGCTTTTGCCGCCGCTGCTTCCGCGGGCTGAGCGACTCAATCTTGGGCTTGATCTGCAAGGGGGGATGCACCTGGTGCTGGAGGTCGTGACCGAGAAAGCGGTGGAAAATACCGTTGATCGGCTGATTGCCGAATTACGTCGGGAAGCAGAGAAGGAGAATATCCCTGTTGAGCGGATGACTCGCGAGGGGCTCGACCGGATCAGGATCAAGCTTCAGGCGAAGGAAGGCCTGGAAGGCCTGCGCCGCATCTTGAAGAACTACAGCAACCTGCAACAGTCTGGCGGCGCCGATCCGGCTGAACTGGTGCTGAGCCTTGCCCCTGGTGAAATGAAGCGGTTGCAGGAGTCCGCGGTCAGACAAAGCCTGGAGACCATCCGCAATCGTGTTGATCAGTTCGGCGTGGCCGAGCCGCACATCGTACAGGAAGGAGATCAGCGGATCGTGGTCCAGCTTCCTGGCATCAAGGAGCCGCAGCGGGCGATCAACTTGATCGGGAAGACCGCCCTCCTGGAGTTTAAGCTGGTGGCAGAAGACGCCAATGTTGCTGAGGCCGTGGGGGGAAAGGTCCCGGAGGGCGATGAGCTACTCTACATGCGCGGGACGAACGAGCAGGAAAAAACGAGTAAGGTCCCCCTTGTTGTGCAGAAGCGGGCCGTTTTGACCGGAGATCTGCTTACCTCGGCTCAGGTGCAGATCAATAGCCAGACAAACGAGCCCGTAGTGTCGATTGAATTCGATCGGGAGGGTGCCCGACTCTTTGGCGAGGCCACGGCGGCGAATGTGGGTCGACGCCTGGCGGTCGTTCTGGATGATACCGTCTATTCGGCGCCGGTCATCAGGGAGAAGATCCTTGGTGGTAAGGCCCAGATTTCCGGGCGCTTTACCACGGAGGACGCCAGAGACTTGGCGATCGTATTGCGGGCCGGCGCGCTTCCCGCGCCCGTCAACATCATTTCGAATCTGACGGTTGGTCCATCGCTGGGTCTGGACTCTGTCGAAAAAGGTGTGCGGGCCGCGATTCTGGGCGGCGTCCTCGTCATTGCCTTTATGGCAGTGTACTATAAGTTGTCCGGAGTGATCGCCAACCTTGCGTTGCTTTTGAACCTCATCTGGCTGGTGGGTGCGTTGGCCAGTCTCAGGGCGACGCTGACGCTGCCGGGCATTGCAGGCATCATCCTTGGGATCGGGATGGCGGTAGATTCGAACGTGCTGATCTTAGAGCGGATTCGTGAAGAACTCCGATTGGGAAAGACAGTCCGATCCGCCATTGACGGGGGCTACGACAAAGCCTTCCTTACCATTATCGACTCCCATGTGACCACGCTGATTACCGCGTTTGCATTGTTCTTATTCGGGACGGGGCCGGTGAAAGGGTTCGCGGTCACGCTGAGCCTCGGGGTTATCTTTAACCTGGTGACAGCCTTGACGGGGACCAGGGTGGTGTACGATTGGATGACTCAGCGATGGAATTTGAAAACCCTCAGTATCTAA
- the speD gene encoding adenosylmethionine decarboxylase, protein MQALGKHLLVELHGCNPESLKSAEVVKEILVCAANACKATIVDTSFHEFNPFGVSGVVVIAESHISIHTWPEYRYAAVDIFTCGDVLRPEIAVDYIAARFRCKKPSVVEMRRGIIPGHVGKLMHKLSPSMEKAVDADQELSLVH, encoded by the coding sequence TTGCAAGCACTCGGGAAACACCTGTTGGTGGAACTACACGGTTGTAACCCGGAGTCGCTGAAAAGCGCTGAAGTTGTCAAGGAGATTCTGGTTTGTGCGGCAAATGCCTGTAAGGCCACCATCGTCGACACCTCCTTTCACGAGTTTAATCCCTTCGGTGTGAGCGGCGTGGTTGTGATCGCCGAGTCTCACATCTCGATTCACACCTGGCCCGAATATCGGTATGCGGCGGTTGATATCTTTACCTGTGGGGATGTTCTCAGACCGGAGATAGCTGTTGACTATATCGCGGCCCGCTTTCGGTGTAAAAAGCCGTCGGTAGTCGAGATGCGGCGCGGCATCATCCCCGGCCACGTAGGGAAGCTGATGCACAAATTGAGTCCGTCCATGGAGAAGGCTGTCGATGCCGATCAAGAACTTTCGCTGGTTCATTGA
- the speE gene encoding polyamine aminopropyltransferase, whose product MPIKNFRWFIEALSPEEGHLHGIRRSLFSTQTPYQSLDIMELGSYGKALVLDGKIQSSLLDEFIYHETLVHPAMLSHPAPKKVFIVGGGEGATLREVLRHPTVERALMVDIDEEVVNRCKELLPEWHKGAFDDSRAELRFLDARRYLEETDERFDVIVIDISEPVEEGPAYLLFTREFYHIVHRCLTDQGVIALQAGSVSLANLSCFTAIHQTLRTVFPVVAPYWATIPSFALPWGFSVASKRLDPRALGPDTIDRVIAERMGSDLRYYDGLTHQMSFLLPKYVRRHLEEEKRIIEDNSPLFTFH is encoded by the coding sequence ATGCCGATCAAGAACTTTCGCTGGTTCATTGAAGCGTTGAGCCCGGAGGAGGGGCACCTGCACGGAATTCGACGATCCCTGTTCTCCACCCAGACCCCCTATCAGTCTCTCGATATCATGGAACTCGGCAGCTACGGGAAGGCTCTTGTCCTAGACGGTAAGATCCAGTCAAGTCTTCTCGATGAGTTCATCTACCACGAGACATTAGTACATCCGGCGATGCTCAGCCACCCCGCCCCGAAAAAGGTGTTCATCGTGGGCGGCGGGGAGGGGGCCACGCTGCGGGAAGTGCTTCGGCATCCCACCGTAGAACGGGCCCTGATGGTGGATATCGATGAGGAGGTTGTCAACCGATGTAAGGAGTTGCTTCCCGAATGGCATAAGGGCGCATTTGACGATTCGCGCGCCGAACTCCGCTTCCTGGACGCCAGACGATACCTGGAGGAAACAGACGAGCGGTTCGACGTGATTGTCATCGACATCTCGGAGCCGGTGGAAGAAGGTCCAGCATATCTCCTGTTTACGCGGGAGTTTTACCATATTGTACATCGATGTCTGACCGATCAGGGAGTTATCGCGTTGCAAGCGGGCTCGGTCAGTCTTGCCAACCTATCCTGCTTTACCGCCATCCACCAGACCTTGCGGACCGTATTCCCAGTCGTAGCCCCCTATTGGGCGACGATCCCCAGCTTCGCCCTCCCCTGGGGATTCTCCGTAGCCTCCAAGCGGCTTGATCCACGAGCGTTGGGACCGGATACCATCGATCGCGTCATCGCCGAACGGATGGGGTCCGACCTGCGGTATTACGACGGCCTGACGCATCAGATGTCTTTTCTCCTCCCAAAGTATGTGCGTCGGCATCTTGAGGAGGAGAAGCGGATTATAGAAGATAACTCTCCCCTCTTTACCTTCCACTGA
- a CDS encoding D-sedoheptulose 7-phosphate isomerase codes for MESGTSLSHREIAEAIFRESAGLQLAFLEGHLDLMVRATGAIAGALRAGRKVLVFGNGGSAADAQHLAGELVNRFLLDRPALPAIALTTDGSVLSGISNDRGYAEVFARQVEALGSAGDVAIGISTSGQSPSVVCGIETADRLQLCTVAFTGGDGGKLAGLANYAFVVPSRSTPRIQEVHATLGHALCQLIETELFGVR; via the coding sequence ATGGAATCTGGAACGTCTCTTTCGCATCGGGAGATCGCCGAGGCGATATTCCGCGAGAGCGCCGGGCTTCAGCTTGCCTTTCTGGAAGGCCACCTGGACCTGATGGTTCGGGCGACAGGAGCCATCGCAGGGGCGCTGCGGGCCGGACGGAAGGTATTGGTCTTCGGCAACGGTGGGAGCGCGGCTGATGCCCAGCATCTTGCAGGTGAGCTGGTGAACCGGTTCTTGCTCGACCGACCGGCGTTGCCTGCTATTGCCCTGACGACCGACGGCTCGGTTCTGTCAGGTATCAGCAATGATCGGGGCTATGCTGAGGTCTTTGCCCGTCAGGTTGAAGCCCTGGGTTCCGCCGGCGATGTGGCCATCGGGATCAGCACGAGCGGCCAGTCCCCCAGTGTTGTGTGCGGGATTGAAACGGCGGATAGGTTGCAGCTCTGTACCGTCGCGTTCACCGGCGGGGATGGGGGAAAGCTCGCGGGATTGGCAAATTATGCATTCGTGGTCCCCTCTCGATCAACACCCAGAATTCAGGAGGTCCACGCGACGCTCGGGCACGCCCTCTGTCAACTGATTGAGACTGAGCTATTCGGCGTGCGGTAG
- the topA gene encoding type I DNA topoisomerase, whose protein sequence is MPKSLVIVESPAKAKTIGKYLEKGFVVMASMGHVRDLPTKSLSIDIARDFAPQYEVIVGREKVVSALRKAAKSADAIYLAADPDREGEAICWHLQQELGAAKKPVHRVTFNEITKRAVREAFNHPSTIDQRLVDAQQARRILDRLVGYQISPLLWDKVKRGLSAGRVQSVALRLIVDREREIKAFVRTEYWSVGVALEGRTPPVFVAGLYKIDGERVNLPDQTQADQIVEELRRQEFQVTDLTKKEKRRNPVPPFTTSKLQQEAVRKLRLTARRAMQIAQQLYEGIEIGEEGAVGLITYMRTDSVRVSQEAQADAARYIAERFGQTFVPDRPPAYRSGRGAQEAHEAIRPTSVYRDPASLRQFLTKDQLALYSLIWSRFVASQMPPALYDVTTVTIRGGRFTLRASGRHQRFAGFMQVYIEGKDEALETKPAEAKDETAEETAVEEEVELALPPLQVGEQLRLLDVTPAQHFTQPPPRYTEATLVKDLEEQGIGRPSTYAAILSVIQNRDYVVKTQGKFRPTELGGIVVDLLVESFPRVMDYEFTARMETTLDEIEEGQKNWLEEMHRFYGPFSQWLKDAAVGMRNIKAMEEKTEEICERCGSRMVIRWGRFGRFLACTNYPECKGTRELTAELKGEHATDEDVSASAEAEAIPCDNCGRPMVMTRGRFGPFLGCSGYPECKTIRKLSPAEAASARPAPQPTDEVCEKCGNPMVLREGR, encoded by the coding sequence GTGCCAAAGTCATTGGTGATTGTCGAGTCGCCTGCGAAGGCCAAGACGATCGGTAAATATCTCGAAAAAGGGTTCGTTGTAATGGCCTCTATGGGTCATGTCCGCGATCTGCCCACCAAATCGCTGAGCATTGACATTGCGCGCGACTTCGCCCCGCAGTATGAGGTTATCGTGGGGCGAGAGAAGGTCGTGTCGGCGCTGAGGAAGGCGGCCAAGAGTGCCGACGCGATTTATCTGGCGGCCGATCCGGATCGGGAGGGGGAGGCCATCTGCTGGCACCTCCAGCAGGAGCTCGGCGCCGCCAAAAAACCGGTTCATCGCGTGACCTTTAATGAGATCACGAAGCGTGCGGTACGGGAGGCGTTCAATCATCCGTCCACGATAGACCAGCGGCTCGTGGATGCTCAGCAGGCCAGACGGATTCTGGATCGTCTGGTTGGCTACCAGATCAGTCCGCTCCTCTGGGACAAGGTCAAGCGCGGACTTTCCGCTGGGCGGGTTCAGTCGGTCGCGCTGCGCCTTATCGTTGACCGAGAACGAGAGATTAAGGCGTTTGTCAGGACCGAGTACTGGTCGGTCGGTGTTGCCTTGGAAGGTCGAACGCCTCCGGTATTCGTGGCGGGGCTCTATAAGATTGACGGCGAGCGGGTGAACCTGCCGGACCAGACGCAGGCCGATCAGATTGTCGAGGAACTCCGCCGACAAGAGTTCCAGGTCACCGACCTGACTAAGAAGGAAAAGCGTCGCAATCCGGTTCCGCCGTTTACGACCAGTAAGCTGCAACAGGAAGCCGTTCGAAAGCTTCGCTTAACCGCCAGACGCGCGATGCAGATCGCCCAGCAACTCTACGAAGGGATCGAGATCGGCGAGGAGGGCGCCGTTGGACTTATCACCTACATGCGGACTGACTCGGTCCGCGTCTCTCAGGAAGCGCAGGCGGACGCGGCTCGCTATATCGCCGAGCGATTCGGGCAAACGTTTGTGCCGGATCGACCTCCCGCCTATCGCAGTGGCCGTGGTGCCCAGGAGGCCCACGAAGCGATCCGTCCGACCTCGGTCTACCGGGATCCGGCGTCACTTCGGCAGTTTCTGACGAAGGATCAACTGGCCCTCTACAGCCTGATCTGGAGCCGATTCGTGGCGTCTCAGATGCCGCCGGCCCTCTACGACGTCACCACTGTCACGATCCGGGGTGGACGATTCACCCTCCGGGCCAGCGGTCGACACCAGCGGTTCGCCGGCTTCATGCAGGTCTACATCGAGGGGAAGGATGAGGCGTTGGAGACCAAGCCGGCGGAGGCCAAGGACGAAACGGCTGAGGAGACGGCCGTCGAGGAAGAGGTCGAATTAGCGCTTCCCCCCCTACAGGTTGGGGAACAGTTACGATTGCTCGATGTGACCCCGGCCCAGCACTTTACGCAGCCGCCGCCCCGTTACACTGAGGCGACCCTGGTGAAGGATTTGGAGGAACAGGGGATCGGACGCCCCAGCACCTACGCGGCCATCCTGAGCGTCATCCAGAACCGCGACTATGTGGTGAAGACGCAGGGCAAATTCCGACCCACTGAGCTGGGTGGGATCGTGGTCGACCTGTTGGTAGAAAGCTTCCCTCGCGTGATGGACTACGAGTTCACGGCCAGGATGGAGACCACCCTGGATGAGATCGAAGAGGGGCAGAAGAACTGGCTTGAGGAGATGCATCGCTTCTACGGGCCGTTTTCCCAATGGCTGAAGGATGCCGCAGTCGGTATGCGGAATATCAAGGCGATGGAGGAAAAGACCGAGGAGATCTGCGAGCGGTGCGGCAGTCGGATGGTGATCCGCTGGGGTCGATTCGGTCGTTTCCTGGCTTGTACCAACTACCCGGAGTGCAAGGGTACGCGCGAGTTGACAGCCGAACTCAAAGGAGAGCACGCGACGGATGAGGATGTCAGCGCGTCCGCTGAGGCTGAGGCAATACCTTGCGACAACTGCGGACGGCCTATGGTGATGACGCGCGGCCGCTTCGGACCCTTCCTGGGTTGTTCTGGGTACCCTGAGTGCAAGACGATCCGGAAGCTCTCGCCGGCGGAGGCTGCGAGCGCTCGGCCTGCACCGCAGCCGACCGACGAGGTCTGTGAAAAGTGCGGCAACCCGATGGTATTACGAGAGGGACGATT